A stretch of Nitrospinota bacterium DNA encodes these proteins:
- the pgeF gene encoding peptidoglycan editing factor PgeF, translated as MSTLLEKLKFDQFEKFPELTHAVSPRCFKNDQGEIEEFSFQSNDQTGKSDSHLNLFLKSLGIENQNLFCVNQVHGDNIFLLDDPDLTFNEVRKISADALLTHIPGNPIGIFTADCLPVLVYDPRLKVIGAIHSGRRGSAQSIVLKVVREMGRVYGSRPAELVMGIGPSIGGCCYEVGEDCIQPFKDLYPYEKGLFEVGLKGNYFLDLIAVNKVEGIKAGLLSENIFSMDHCTCCSSRNLFSYRREGKTGRILTTIMLLP; from the coding sequence ATGAGTACATTGCTTGAAAAGTTAAAATTTGACCAGTTCGAAAAGTTTCCCGAATTAACTCACGCCGTTAGTCCGCGGTGTTTCAAAAATGATCAAGGAGAAATTGAGGAGTTTTCTTTTCAAAGCAATGATCAAACTGGAAAATCTGATTCGCATTTGAATTTGTTTTTAAAATCATTGGGGATAGAAAACCAGAACCTTTTTTGTGTTAATCAAGTTCATGGCGATAATATTTTTTTACTGGATGACCCTGACTTAACTTTTAATGAGGTCAGAAAAATTTCAGCCGATGCTTTGTTAACTCATATTCCCGGCAATCCCATTGGAATTTTTACTGCAGATTGTCTGCCCGTTTTGGTTTATGATCCTCGTTTGAAGGTTATAGGTGCTATCCATTCAGGACGAAGAGGGTCTGCTCAAAGCATTGTTTTAAAGGTGGTTAGGGAGATGGGGCGGGTATATGGATCTCGACCTGCTGAATTGGTGATGGGAATTGGGCCTTCGATTGGAGGTTGTTGCTATGAAGTGGGTGAAGATTGTATTCAACCTTTCAAAGATTTGTATCCATATGAAAAAGGATTGTTCGAGGTTGGTTTGAAAGGAAATTATTTTTTGGATTTGATAGCAGTGAATAAAGTGGAAGGTATTAAGGCAGGGCTTTTGTCTGAAAATATTTTTTCTATGGATCATTGCACTTGTTGTTCAAGTCGAAACCTGTTTTCTTATCGACGTGAAGGAAAGACCGGAAGAATCCTTACAACCATCATGTTGCTCCCATAA
- a CDS encoding NAD(+)/NADH kinase, with translation MSWLQERDCKLFMDQDAADLIGETATCSYEEIPDASELIIVLGGDGTLLNAARIAHSHGVPILGVNLGSLGFLTETTLEDLYPTLQSTLNGECEIEHRMLLNASLWRDGKKIQSFNVLNDIVINKGALARIVNLTVLVNDQPMTSYRADGLIIATPTGSTAYSLSAGGPIIHPSMHALVLSPICPFVLTNRSIVIPDTSRIKVQLAKRHEDEDVRITLDGQMGCDMKSGDILEVEKAEISIKLIQAPGKNYYQTLRTKLHWGGTTES, from the coding sequence ATGAGCTGGCTGCAAGAGAGAGACTGCAAACTTTTTATGGATCAGGATGCCGCAGATTTGATCGGCGAAACAGCAACCTGTTCTTACGAAGAAATTCCCGACGCTTCTGAACTTATCATTGTTCTCGGTGGAGACGGCACCTTACTCAATGCAGCTCGCATCGCTCATTCGCATGGGGTGCCTATTCTAGGGGTCAACCTTGGAAGTCTGGGTTTCTTAACAGAAACAACACTTGAGGACCTCTACCCTACCCTTCAAAGCACCCTGAATGGAGAATGTGAAATAGAGCACCGGATGTTACTGAATGCCTCGCTCTGGCGAGATGGTAAGAAGATACAAAGCTTTAATGTTTTAAACGATATTGTTATCAATAAAGGTGCTTTGGCCAGAATCGTAAACCTTACGGTACTGGTCAATGACCAACCCATGACTTCATACCGGGCTGACGGTTTGATCATTGCCACACCAACAGGCTCTACGGCTTATTCTCTTTCTGCAGGAGGACCCATCATTCACCCAAGCATGCACGCCCTGGTACTGAGCCCAATTTGCCCCTTTGTCCTGACAAACAGATCCATTGTGATTCCCGATACTTCCAGGATCAAAGTTCAACTGGCCAAGCGACATGAAGACGAGGATGTCCGGATTACATTGGATGGGCAGATGGGTTGCGATATGAAATCTGGAGATATTCTTGAGGTCGAAAAAGCAGAAATTTCAATAAAACTGATACAAGCTCCTGGAAAAAACTATTATCAAACTCTGAGAACCAAACTCCACTGGGGAGGCACGACAGAAAGTTAA
- a CDS encoding N-acetylmuramoyl-L-alanine amidase — protein sequence MNQNIVSCGHKINIGTRVVLWNEGFSCPNKRGRSSCSHHDPKLNDAPTRKDSAYRIQNPELAYKELTQRVHQLVLHYDACYSSYHCHKLMLESSFKGSHFYLDLDGTIYQTCDLYWKTNTAPADDRQGNERAIHVEMANLSWEALAKECEWLPSKKDKYQKINGQWVLKLPNDYSRKIKTPGFKAIPSRAYGSRGYFSKKINGRVVRMWDFTEEQYQALIKLCTGINLLLPRVKLQVPFDKNTRRYPLDRLKNYSRFSGILGHSHVQKGTNGMECKYDPGSAFNWARLKKAFNSN from the coding sequence ATGAATCAAAATATCGTTTCCTGCGGTCACAAAATTAATATTGGAACCCGTGTGGTTTTATGGAACGAAGGCTTTTCCTGTCCCAATAAAAGAGGGAGGTCCAGTTGCTCTCATCATGATCCCAAGCTCAATGACGCCCCAACAAGAAAAGATTCAGCCTACAGGATCCAGAACCCTGAATTGGCATACAAGGAATTAACACAGCGAGTTCATCAGCTTGTTCTCCATTACGATGCCTGTTACTCCTCCTACCACTGCCATAAATTGATGTTGGAAAGTTCTTTTAAGGGGAGCCATTTCTACCTGGATCTTGACGGAACCATTTATCAAACCTGTGACTTGTACTGGAAAACCAATACTGCTCCTGCGGATGACCGACAAGGGAATGAAAGAGCTATCCACGTGGAGATGGCAAACCTTTCATGGGAAGCCCTGGCAAAAGAATGCGAATGGCTACCTTCCAAAAAGGATAAATACCAAAAAATAAATGGACAATGGGTGCTTAAATTACCCAATGACTACAGCAGGAAAATCAAGACACCTGGATTCAAGGCTATTCCCTCACGTGCTTACGGTTCAAGAGGATACTTCAGCAAAAAAATCAATGGCCGCGTGGTTCGCATGTGGGATTTTACAGAAGAACAGTATCAGGCTTTGATCAAACTTTGTACTGGCATCAACCTTCTCCTTCCCAGGGTGAAACTGCAGGTTCCCTTCGATAAGAATACCCGTCGCTATCCGCTTGACAGGTTAAAAAACTACTCCAGGTTTTCAGGCATACTTGGCCATTCGCATGTGCAAAAAGGCACCAATGGAATGGAGTGCAAATATGATCCGGGTTCGGCTTTCAATTGGGCTCGACTGAAAAAAGCCTTCAACTCGAATTGA
- the mtgA gene encoding monofunctional biosynthetic peptidoglycan transglycosylase yields the protein MAKKRKRGKKSIKIRIWKICFDFFLCFVALTLVPVLFYRYVNPPSTPLMWVRWFESDTPKKFPLYLDDWQSIDQVSPNIIKAVLAAEDQKFFNHHGFDWLAIEYAIQTNLTTDRKVGASTITMQTARNVFLWQTRTWLRKLLESYFTVLIEFFWSKQRILEVYLNVIEWGDGIFGCEKAAQTYFRHSSKTLSPVESAWMAAVLPNPRHWSIRPKPKHVQVRQIKILDTLPHMKPFK from the coding sequence GTGGCAAAAAAACGAAAACGGGGCAAAAAATCAATCAAAATTCGGATCTGGAAGATTTGTTTTGATTTTTTCCTTTGTTTTGTTGCTCTCACCCTGGTTCCAGTTTTGTTTTACAGATATGTGAACCCACCCTCAACACCTTTAATGTGGGTCCGCTGGTTCGAAAGTGATACACCGAAGAAATTTCCCCTGTATCTGGACGATTGGCAGTCAATTGACCAGGTTTCCCCGAATATCATTAAAGCGGTTTTGGCAGCTGAGGATCAGAAATTCTTTAACCATCATGGATTCGACTGGTTGGCTATCGAATATGCGATTCAGACCAACCTTACAACAGACCGAAAAGTGGGTGCCAGCACAATTACTATGCAAACAGCTCGTAATGTATTCTTGTGGCAAACTAGGACCTGGCTCCGAAAATTGCTGGAAAGTTATTTTACAGTGCTGATTGAGTTTTTTTGGAGTAAGCAAAGGATCCTGGAGGTTTATTTAAATGTGATTGAATGGGGAGATGGTATATTTGGCTGTGAAAAAGCAGCCCAAACCTATTTCCGGCATTCATCAAAAACTCTTTCTCCTGTTGAGTCTGCATGGATGGCGGCAGTGTTGCCAAATCCCAGACATTGGTCTATAAGACCTAAACCTAAACATGTTCAGGTCCGGCAAATTAAGATTCTGGATACCCTTCCACATATGAAACCCTTTAAATAA
- a CDS encoding SH3 domain-containing protein yields MMTKPVFIRFLIAFAIILLPHLANAETWYVKKSSTKLQAKASARSKVLGKLSKGTPVKIKGKSGKFFEVSTGGKTGWIFRFKLTKKAPAGGQGDGDVLAALGGEQKMSARESASGSSIRGLSPISEQHARKKGATEESIQAVKNMESFKVRPEELDRFLEEGKLGEYSQ; encoded by the coding sequence ATGATGACTAAACCCGTATTTATTCGTTTTTTGATTGCCTTTGCGATCATTTTACTACCTCATTTGGCTAATGCCGAAACATGGTATGTAAAAAAATCGTCAACGAAACTTCAAGCCAAAGCTTCGGCAAGGTCAAAAGTGTTGGGCAAGCTTTCCAAGGGGACTCCTGTTAAAATAAAAGGCAAATCCGGAAAGTTTTTCGAGGTTTCTACTGGAGGAAAAACGGGATGGATTTTCAGGTTCAAGCTTACCAAAAAAGCACCGGCAGGCGGACAAGGTGATGGAGACGTATTGGCGGCATTAGGTGGAGAACAGAAAATGTCAGCGAGAGAGTCTGCTTCTGGTTCAAGTATAAGAGGTTTAAGTCCTATTTCAGAACAACATGCCCGCAAAAAAGGCGCCACAGAAGAAAGTATCCAGGCTGTAAAAAATATGGAAAGTTTTAAAGTGCGTCCAGAAGAACTGGACCGGTTTCTTGAAGAAGGTAAACTGGGTGAGTATTCCCAATAA
- the purH gene encoding bifunctional phosphoribosylaminoimidazolecarboxamide formyltransferase/IMP cyclohydrolase encodes MKPIERALISVSDKTGILEFAVELQKSGIEILSTGGTADLLRKGGIPVIQVSDYTGFPEMMDGRIKTLHPRVHGGILARRDMPEHVKAMEDHGIRPIDLVVINLYPFEQTVARKDCTLEDAIENIDIGGPAMVRSAAKNSKDVVVVVNPSEYDQVLKEIKSGEVSLETRRRLCRDAFAHTARYDSLISKYLTGQWQEEAVYPPLLNQPFEKVQELRYGENPHQTAALYKESSVLPTEIASARQLQGKELSFNNFIDLNAAWELVREFDKGAVAIIKHTNPCGVAQGEDQLKTFIVAREVDPTSAFGGILGFNRVVTARTAEEITKNFVEAVVAPGFEPDALKLFATKKNVRLMQMPEPGDTTASEKFDMKRIGGGLLVQSQDSLTYIEDQLKVVSKRAPEASEMEDMKFAWIVAKHVKSNAIIYAKDQEILGIGAGQMSRVDSARLAVEKACKPLEGAVMASDAFFPFRDSIDKAAKHGITAIISPGGSIRDEEVLQAADEHNIAMVFTGIRHFKH; translated from the coding sequence ATGAAACCCATTGAAAGGGCATTAATAAGTGTGTCGGATAAGACCGGTATTTTGGAGTTTGCTGTTGAGCTTCAGAAATCAGGCATTGAAATACTCTCTACCGGTGGCACCGCAGACTTGTTGCGTAAGGGAGGAATTCCTGTAATACAAGTATCCGACTATACGGGTTTTCCGGAAATGATGGATGGCAGGATCAAGACACTGCATCCCAGGGTACATGGCGGGATTCTGGCTCGCAGAGATATGCCCGAACATGTAAAAGCGATGGAAGATCATGGAATCCGGCCTATCGACCTGGTTGTAATAAACCTATACCCATTTGAGCAAACGGTAGCGAGAAAGGATTGTACTCTAGAAGATGCAATAGAGAATATTGATATTGGTGGCCCTGCGATGGTCCGATCTGCCGCTAAAAACTCAAAAGATGTTGTTGTCGTTGTTAACCCCTCTGAATACGATCAGGTTTTAAAGGAGATAAAATCCGGAGAAGTTTCACTTGAAACTCGAAGGCGGCTATGCCGGGATGCGTTTGCGCACACAGCCCGCTATGACTCACTGATATCTAAATACTTAACCGGACAATGGCAGGAAGAGGCGGTTTATCCTCCTCTCTTGAATCAGCCGTTTGAGAAAGTTCAGGAATTAAGATACGGGGAAAACCCTCACCAAACAGCAGCTTTATATAAAGAAAGCTCTGTCTTACCGACAGAAATTGCTTCTGCCCGGCAACTTCAAGGCAAAGAACTCTCTTTCAACAACTTTATAGATTTGAATGCGGCTTGGGAGTTGGTCAGGGAATTTGACAAGGGTGCGGTAGCTATTATTAAGCACACCAACCCTTGTGGAGTGGCACAGGGTGAAGACCAGTTAAAAACATTTATCGTTGCTCGTGAGGTAGATCCTACGTCGGCATTTGGAGGAATACTTGGATTCAACCGGGTAGTAACAGCCAGGACTGCGGAAGAAATCACCAAAAATTTTGTTGAGGCTGTTGTTGCACCCGGTTTTGAGCCTGATGCTTTAAAATTGTTTGCAACAAAAAAGAACGTGCGACTTATGCAAATGCCTGAACCAGGCGATACAACTGCTTCTGAAAAATTCGATATGAAGCGAATTGGAGGTGGCTTGTTGGTCCAAAGTCAAGACTCGTTGACCTATATTGAGGATCAGCTGAAAGTTGTCAGCAAAAGAGCGCCAGAAGCCAGTGAAATGGAGGATATGAAGTTTGCCTGGATTGTAGCCAAACATGTTAAGTCCAATGCAATTATTTATGCCAAAGATCAGGAAATTCTTGGTATTGGAGCCGGTCAAATGAGCCGGGTTGACTCTGCCCGTCTGGCTGTCGAGAAAGCATGCAAGCCATTGGAGGGTGCTGTAATGGCATCGGATGCATTTTTCCCATTTCGTGACTCTATTGACAAGGCTGCTAAACATGGGATCACTGCAATTATTTCTCCTGGTGGATCCATTCGAGATGAAGAAGTACTACAAGCGGCTGACGAACATAATATAGCTATGGTATTTACCGGTATCCGGCATTTCAAGCATTAA
- a CDS encoding HAMP domain-containing protein yields the protein MTGYIVVISCLGYAAFFLYIQLGQIERIVGTMDTKNLAPDQMELLKTRVIRSAGQLKNEMIGMAIVGSLVSVIGGFYTVSMIIKPLKKLVTFAEERGTTELPEMKSNTEIKQLATAITKLTENINQNDTEEKEQSKIPS from the coding sequence ATGACTGGTTACATCGTTGTTATATCCTGCCTGGGATATGCAGCATTCTTTCTTTACATCCAACTGGGTCAGATTGAAAGAATAGTAGGAACTATGGACACTAAGAATCTTGCGCCTGATCAAATGGAATTACTGAAAACCAGGGTTATACGAAGTGCCGGGCAGTTAAAAAACGAGATGATCGGAATGGCTATTGTTGGAAGCCTGGTGTCAGTTATTGGTGGATTTTACACCGTCAGCATGATTATAAAACCGTTAAAAAAGCTGGTAACCTTTGCGGAAGAGCGAGGAACAACTGAACTTCCCGAAATGAAATCTAACACTGAAATTAAACAGCTGGCGACTGCAATCACTAAATTAACAGAAAATATAAATCAGAATGACACTGAGGAAAAAGAGCAGTCGAAAATCCCTTCCTAA
- a CDS encoding radical SAM protein, whose protein sequence is MSINSISSEIAPAVFQPEIFFLEEGIEEYPLAKDILSRHPGIPRKTFRDISTLTDEIKPSSYDVFGEGKKSLALTRFKGSFLKKCPGVSPGMVCCNYYVVNLSKNCIYDCSYCFLQDFLGNNPMQVAYVNVEDLLGELEEVFTQYPDRNFRVGTGELTDSLALDSIIPYTKHLLPFFNRQTNAVLELKTKSDQITNLLNHSDPTNIIVSWSLNPQTITEREEKGTPSLIQRLEAARACLEKGYRIGFHFDPIILIPGWEEAYKQMIDIICDTIPVNKLEWISLGSFRYRPSLKSVIKDRHPETRLFTSEHLPSKDGKFRYLRPLRNQAYEKIRGFLTARSKELNIYLCMETREIWEDVTGKTPRSDKKLDQFFDL, encoded by the coding sequence ATGTCAATAAATTCAATAAGTTCTGAGATTGCCCCTGCTGTATTTCAACCGGAAATTTTTTTTCTTGAAGAAGGCATCGAAGAATATCCCCTGGCAAAGGATATCCTTTCCAGGCACCCCGGCATACCCAGAAAAACTTTTCGGGACATTTCCACACTCACTGATGAGATAAAGCCTTCTTCGTACGATGTGTTTGGAGAAGGAAAAAAAAGTTTGGCATTAACCCGTTTTAAGGGATCTTTCTTGAAGAAGTGTCCGGGTGTCAGTCCTGGTATGGTGTGCTGTAATTATTATGTTGTGAATTTATCAAAAAACTGCATTTACGATTGTTCCTATTGCTTCTTGCAGGATTTCCTGGGAAACAACCCCATGCAAGTCGCTTATGTGAATGTTGAAGATCTACTTGGCGAACTTGAGGAGGTGTTCACACAATATCCTGATCGTAATTTTAGAGTAGGCACAGGAGAATTGACCGACAGCCTTGCTTTGGACTCGATCATTCCCTATACAAAACACCTTCTCCCATTTTTCAACCGACAAACAAATGCTGTGCTGGAGTTAAAGACCAAATCAGACCAAATCACAAACCTTTTAAACCATTCTGATCCAACGAATATTATTGTTTCCTGGTCGTTAAATCCTCAAACCATTACAGAAAGAGAAGAAAAAGGCACCCCGAGTTTAATCCAACGCCTTGAGGCAGCCAGGGCTTGTTTGGAAAAAGGGTACCGTATCGGATTCCACTTTGATCCTATAATTTTGATACCGGGATGGGAAGAAGCCTACAAACAAATGATTGATATTATATGCGACACAATACCTGTCAACAAATTGGAGTGGATCAGTTTGGGAAGCTTTCGATACCGCCCCTCTTTAAAATCGGTCATCAAAGATCGCCATCCAGAAACCAGGCTGTTCACCAGTGAACACTTGCCAAGCAAAGATGGCAAGTTTCGCTATCTTCGGCCATTAAGAAACCAGGCCTACGAAAAAATTCGCGGATTTCTTACAGCCCGTTCAAAAGAATTAAATATTTATCTTTGTATGGAAACACGAGAAATTTGGGAAGATGTTACGGGAAAAACTCCAAGAAGCGATAAAAAACTCGACCAGTTTTTTGACCTTTGA
- a CDS encoding class I SAM-dependent rRNA methyltransferase, with product MIKIQISKTLQGKIRKGCPWVFKYQVQNQVPEEKSENLGIIYDHNNRFLALGLWDPRSDLCFRVMVLGKPREINADFFQERLLSAKAMREPLESQGTTGYRVINGENDGFPGLVLDRYEDALVIKLYTTSWFPFLELLSELFCKEFNSKKLVLRLAKNISKSCGSKLVYQDGQFLYGSKESSWIEFKENGLKFIADVVEGQKTGFFLDQRENRFKIHKMAKDRSVLNVFSYTGGFSVYAFAGGCKSVVEIDSSPQALENSKRNLKLNFPDQSFSPPRLLQEAGDAFQILARMKSENLSFDLVVLDPPAFARSKKQKAQALEAYVRLIKAGAQLTSEILYAASCTRHVKANEFYDAACLGIRSAGKKYEEIFKTGHALDHPVTFPEAFYLKSACFKIH from the coding sequence ATGATTAAGATTCAGATATCTAAAACATTACAAGGAAAAATACGAAAAGGCTGTCCCTGGGTTTTCAAATATCAAGTGCAGAACCAAGTTCCCGAAGAAAAGTCGGAAAACCTGGGGATCATATACGATCACAATAACAGGTTTTTGGCCTTAGGCTTATGGGACCCACGCTCTGACCTATGCTTTAGAGTAATGGTTTTGGGAAAACCCAGGGAGATTAATGCTGATTTTTTTCAGGAGCGCTTATTGTCTGCAAAAGCAATGAGAGAGCCTCTGGAATCTCAGGGAACAACAGGCTATCGAGTGATAAATGGGGAAAATGATGGTTTCCCAGGGCTTGTATTGGATCGTTATGAAGATGCCTTGGTTATTAAACTATATACCACCAGTTGGTTTCCATTTTTGGAACTTCTGAGTGAACTGTTTTGCAAGGAATTTAACAGCAAGAAACTGGTCTTACGTTTAGCCAAGAACATTTCCAAATCATGTGGATCAAAATTAGTTTATCAGGATGGACAGTTTTTATATGGGAGTAAGGAGTCGAGCTGGATTGAGTTTAAGGAAAATGGATTGAAGTTCATAGCCGATGTTGTAGAAGGTCAGAAAACTGGCTTTTTTCTGGATCAGAGAGAAAACCGGTTTAAAATTCATAAAATGGCGAAAGACCGCTCCGTGTTAAATGTTTTTAGTTATACAGGCGGTTTTTCAGTGTATGCCTTCGCCGGCGGGTGCAAGTCGGTCGTGGAAATAGACAGTAGCCCTCAGGCGTTAGAAAATTCTAAACGGAATTTGAAATTAAATTTTCCGGATCAATCATTTTCACCTCCAAGACTTTTGCAGGAAGCAGGTGATGCCTTCCAAATACTGGCTAGAATGAAATCCGAGAACCTTAGTTTTGATTTAGTAGTTTTAGACCCACCCGCTTTTGCCAGAAGCAAGAAACAAAAAGCCCAGGCTCTGGAGGCTTATGTCAGGTTAATTAAAGCCGGAGCCCAGCTTACATCAGAAATTTTATATGCGGCTTCTTGCACAAGGCATGTGAAAGCCAATGAGTTTTATGATGCTGCTTGTCTTGGAATTCGTTCTGCAGGAAAGAAATATGAGGAAATTTTTAAAACAGGGCATGCCCTGGACCACCCGGTAACTTTCCCGGAGGCGTTCTATCTAAAGTCAGCCTGCTTCAAAATACACTGA
- a CDS encoding M23 family metallopeptidase — protein MYIPPSSLQDQNIQKKNKFRLGFIFLFMVSVGLNVFLLFFDQDNNVAVASLPQNAEISFQSKGEESQPEAAEPENELPKQFPQSFAAATIKPVSFTTSAERTPGGKNIQSLNFKIRNSLNYSVCREITRENGCAALSAHIGRLMAWFMDIKKSMRNGDSLDVVYQQLDGPEQFKILKLSYASKRFGKTFEAYYYDGFDKGNGGYFDKEGNEIAQRIVEAQSPIREYIEITSLPGDFRKGSGGHSGTDFKAEEGTPVYSGFAGKVTRTNWNVRANGYCIEIDHPKLGIKTLYLHLSRVKVKRGQTIKAGQQIAESGNTGRTFAPHLHYEIQNRKNKKRVYSPFTSKYHKSYVRRIPQEHLNAFLKKVSLYNSAIKKS, from the coding sequence ATGTACATTCCCCCATCCTCACTTCAAGACCAGAACATTCAAAAGAAAAATAAGTTTCGTTTGGGGTTTATTTTTCTCTTTATGGTTTCTGTGGGTTTGAATGTCTTTCTTCTTTTTTTTGATCAGGATAATAATGTTGCTGTTGCGTCCTTGCCACAGAATGCCGAAATTTCATTCCAGTCTAAGGGTGAAGAATCCCAACCTGAGGCTGCAGAACCTGAAAATGAGTTACCAAAACAATTTCCGCAATCTTTTGCAGCAGCTACAATCAAGCCGGTATCATTCACGACTTCTGCTGAAAGAACACCTGGTGGCAAAAATATTCAGTCGCTAAACTTTAAAATAAGAAATTCATTAAATTATAGTGTCTGTAGAGAAATAACCCGTGAGAATGGATGTGCCGCGCTTTCCGCACATATTGGACGTCTGATGGCCTGGTTTATGGATATCAAAAAAAGCATGAGAAATGGTGATTCGCTGGATGTGGTGTACCAGCAGCTTGATGGACCCGAGCAATTTAAAATCCTCAAGCTTTCCTATGCAAGCAAACGATTTGGTAAAACATTTGAAGCGTATTATTACGATGGGTTTGACAAAGGCAATGGAGGCTATTTTGATAAAGAAGGAAATGAAATTGCCCAGCGTATTGTGGAAGCCCAGAGTCCAATCAGAGAATATATAGAAATCACTTCCTTGCCTGGAGATTTTCGTAAAGGTTCAGGAGGACACTCTGGGACAGACTTTAAGGCAGAGGAAGGGACACCTGTTTATTCAGGGTTTGCTGGAAAGGTCACTCGCACTAATTGGAATGTTAGAGCCAACGGTTATTGTATTGAAATTGATCACCCCAAACTTGGTATAAAAACCCTGTATTTACATTTAAGCAGGGTCAAAGTTAAACGAGGTCAGACGATTAAGGCGGGTCAGCAGATTGCTGAATCTGGAAATACGGGAAGAACATTTGCTCCTCACCTGCACTATGAGATCCAGAACCGAAAGAATAAAAAAAGAGTCTATAGCCCATTCACGTCCAAGTACCATAAAAGCTACGTAAGAAGAATTCCTCAGGAACACCTTAATGCTTTTCTGAAAAAGGTCAGCCTCTATAACTCCGCAATAAAGAAAAGCTGA
- a CDS encoding M48 family metalloprotease: protein MFLKNLKIFKIGFICIGLLGLLAWGKPSYSFNLNGILKEVEKSTRPKPEPKEEELNIKTKEPDQPRQQNTSGGGMIGLGQSLGLFDKKTSKILKQSVNTLQALQPIAFEEEKAIGGRLAVEVFNRYGGPYNDPELVRYINLVGRAVADVSNRPDIDYHFAILNTEYPNAFATPGGYVFVSIGLLRMIENEAQLAGVLAHEVAHISQKHALKTLERSRSLQGVSALTLTVMDENPGMFDKLIDEVSNVLFTKGLDKNLEFEADKYGREFAYRMGYYPGGLQSFILKLGKSRAGNKSIFMSTHPSAGERYNILKKTWRRYKKTALYPVLEKRLLAAIKRPDTP, encoded by the coding sequence ATGTTTTTAAAGAATTTAAAAATTTTCAAGATTGGTTTTATCTGTATCGGGCTTTTAGGCCTTTTGGCATGGGGAAAGCCGTCCTATTCTTTCAATCTGAATGGCATTTTGAAAGAAGTGGAAAAGTCTACGCGCCCCAAACCTGAGCCAAAAGAAGAGGAATTGAATATCAAGACTAAGGAACCAGATCAACCACGACAACAAAATACAAGTGGTGGTGGAATGATTGGTCTAGGGCAATCACTGGGTCTTTTTGATAAAAAAACTTCCAAGATTCTCAAACAGAGTGTGAATACCCTTCAAGCTCTTCAACCAATTGCTTTTGAAGAGGAAAAGGCAATAGGCGGGAGACTGGCTGTTGAAGTGTTCAACAGATATGGAGGTCCCTATAACGACCCTGAACTGGTCCGCTATATAAATTTAGTAGGAAGGGCCGTTGCGGATGTTTCCAATCGCCCGGATATTGATTATCACTTCGCGATTTTAAATACCGAATATCCTAATGCTTTCGCAACTCCTGGAGGTTACGTTTTTGTGAGCATAGGATTATTAAGGATGATTGAAAACGAGGCCCAGCTGGCCGGCGTCCTGGCGCATGAAGTAGCTCATATAAGCCAAAAACATGCCCTGAAGACATTGGAACGAAGCAGGAGCTTGCAGGGGGTCAGTGCCCTCACACTAACAGTGATGGATGAAAACCCCGGCATGTTCGATAAATTAATTGATGAGGTATCAAATGTCCTGTTCACCAAAGGTCTGGACAAAAACCTTGAGTTTGAAGCAGACAAGTACGGGCGGGAGTTTGCTTACAGAATGGGCTATTACCCCGGTGGACTGCAAAGTTTTATTCTAAAACTGGGCAAAAGCAGGGCTGGTAACAAGTCTATATTTATGAGCACTCACCCCTCAGCGGGAGAACGTTATAATATATTGAAAAAAACCTGGCGGCGTTATAAAAAAACCGCCCTCTATCCCGTTTTAGAGAAAAGACTCCTCGCAGCTATAAAAAGGCCTGACACACCATGA